A window of the Verrucomicrobiota bacterium genome harbors these coding sequences:
- a CDS encoding DUF362 domain-containing protein: MPGLVSLLLSSVCAGLLAQAGSGGVPLPAKARVYVAKDLEAVSAFEPSSERVIDMCRKGIIAFTGKPSVAQAWQTLVQPSDRIGIKVYASPGRLSGTRAVVVSAVIQGLIEAGVPPHHIIVWDRHLSDLRRSGYGELAEKWGVLLAGSADAGFDEAAFYEAAVLGRLIWGDLQFRGEGEKVSRRSHISRLLTRDITKIINIHPLFNHNAVGVYGHLYGLAMGGVDNQLRFENSPALLAEAVPEIYAQKEFSDRVVLNITDALLCQYEGEQRSLLHYTAVTQELRFSSDPVALDALSIHDIDQFRPGRKQSEKKAVRQLLENASLLELGHSELARIELIELP; the protein is encoded by the coding sequence ATGCCAGGATTGGTGTCACTGCTTCTCAGCAGCGTGTGCGCGGGACTGCTGGCGCAGGCCGGCTCGGGAGGAGTTCCCCTTCCGGCGAAGGCTCGTGTTTACGTGGCCAAGGATCTCGAGGCGGTCTCGGCCTTCGAGCCATCCTCGGAGCGTGTCATCGACATGTGCCGCAAGGGGATCATCGCATTCACGGGCAAACCTTCCGTGGCCCAGGCCTGGCAAACCCTCGTGCAACCTTCGGACCGGATTGGGATCAAGGTTTATGCTTCGCCCGGCCGGCTCAGCGGAACCCGTGCGGTCGTGGTATCCGCCGTGATCCAGGGTTTGATCGAGGCGGGGGTGCCCCCCCATCATATCATCGTATGGGACCGCCATCTGTCTGATCTGCGGCGGTCAGGTTACGGGGAGCTTGCTGAGAAGTGGGGTGTTCTCCTGGCGGGAAGTGCCGATGCCGGATTTGACGAGGCGGCCTTTTATGAAGCGGCGGTCTTGGGACGGTTGATTTGGGGCGATCTCCAATTCCGAGGGGAAGGTGAGAAGGTCAGCCGCCGCTCCCATATCTCACGGTTGCTCACGCGGGATATCACCAAGATCATCAACATTCATCCGTTGTTCAATCACAACGCCGTGGGTGTGTATGGCCACCTTTACGGGCTGGCCATGGGCGGCGTGGATAATCAACTTCGCTTCGAGAACAGTCCGGCCCTCCTGGCGGAAGCGGTGCCGGAGATCTATGCGCAGAAGGAATTCTCCGATCGTGTCGTGCTGAACATTACGGACGCGTTGCTTTGCCAGTACGAGGGTGAGCAGCGTTCCTTGCTGCACTACACCGCGGTGACTCAGGAATTGAGGTTTTCCTCCGACCCGGTCGCCCTGGACGCTTTGTCGATTCATGACATCGATCAATTTCGGCCCGGGCGGAAACAGAGCGAGAAGAAGGCGGTGCGCCAGCTTCTGGAAAACGCTTCCCTCCTGGAATTGGGCCATTCGGAGCTCGCTCGCATTGAGCTCATCGAGTTACCATGA
- a CDS encoding rhamnulokinase, producing MSTHYLACDLGAESGRLMSGTLDQGKIELRELHRLPNTPISSSNSLHWNIPALVDGFRAGLRAASSTGHTFSSLSTDSWGVDYVLLDKDGQLLSPTFHYRDSRTAEGVRRVFAKTDWSTVFDETGLQFMPLNTLFQLAAEDSSRLQQAARILGIGDFFNFLASGIAKTELSLASTFQLYNPVARRWSSAMLQTAGVREDQLGEIVPPGTVLGPVVSALSKLPGLAEARVVASCSHDTGAAVAAVPAQGKGWAYLSSGTWSLMGLERPAPVVTATCRDLNFTNEIGFGGAIRLLKNISGLWIIQECRRSWERQGMRFDYDSLSRLASQATPFRSLMVPSDPRFLAPADMPSAIAAYCMETSQPVPDSPGAFARCAFESLALLYRHTRDQLQQLTGEPVEHLHIVGGGSRNHLLNQFTSDALQCPVLAGPVEATAMGNVLVQAIALGHLPSLEAARDVVRRSSPLREFSPGNAQAWDQAFLTFQSLLRHSAV from the coding sequence ATGTCCACCCACTACCTCGCCTGCGACCTGGGCGCCGAGAGCGGACGCTTGATGTCCGGAACCTTGGATCAAGGCAAAATCGAGCTCCGGGAACTGCACCGCCTTCCCAATACCCCGATCTCCTCCTCCAACTCCCTCCACTGGAACATTCCCGCTTTGGTGGACGGGTTTCGAGCCGGTCTTCGCGCGGCCAGTTCAACCGGCCACACCTTCAGTTCGTTGAGCACCGACTCTTGGGGCGTGGATTATGTTCTGCTGGACAAGGACGGGCAGCTCCTCAGTCCGACGTTTCATTACCGCGATTCCCGCACCGCCGAGGGGGTTCGACGGGTGTTCGCCAAAACCGATTGGTCAACGGTGTTCGATGAAACGGGGTTGCAGTTCATGCCCTTAAACACGTTGTTCCAGCTGGCGGCCGAAGACTCTTCCCGGCTGCAGCAAGCCGCTCGAATTTTGGGAATTGGCGACTTTTTCAACTTCCTTGCGTCAGGCATTGCCAAAACCGAACTCTCCCTCGCCAGCACCTTTCAACTTTACAATCCCGTCGCCCGCCGTTGGTCGTCGGCGATGCTTCAAACCGCCGGTGTTCGTGAAGACCAGCTCGGAGAAATCGTTCCACCAGGCACCGTGCTCGGCCCCGTCGTCAGCGCGTTATCCAAACTGCCGGGGCTGGCGGAAGCCCGGGTCGTGGCCTCGTGCTCCCATGACACCGGAGCGGCTGTCGCCGCGGTGCCCGCTCAGGGAAAAGGATGGGCCTATTTGAGTTCCGGAACTTGGTCGCTCATGGGATTGGAGCGGCCGGCACCCGTCGTCACCGCCACGTGCCGGGACTTGAATTTTACCAACGAAATCGGCTTTGGCGGTGCCATCCGCCTCCTGAAAAACATCAGCGGACTGTGGATCATCCAAGAATGCCGCCGTTCCTGGGAACGCCAAGGGATGAGGTTTGATTACGACTCGCTCTCACGCCTGGCCAGCCAAGCAACCCCTTTCCGTTCTCTCATGGTTCCGTCGGATCCAAGGTTCCTCGCTCCGGCGGACATGCCGTCCGCCATAGCCGCCTATTGCATGGAGACCTCGCAGCCGGTGCCGGATTCCCCGGGAGCCTTCGCGCGGTGCGCCTTCGAAAGTCTGGCCCTGCTTTATCGCCACACCCGTGACCAGCTCCAACAACTCACGGGCGAACCTGTCGAGCATTTGCACATCGTCGGCGGCGGCAGCCGCAACCACCTGCTCAATCAATTCACATCGGATGCCCTGCAGTGCCCAGTCCTCGCCGGTCCCGTGGAAGCCACCGCCATGGGCAACGTGCTGGTCCAGGCCATCGCTCTTGGACACCTTCCCTCTTTGGAAGCAGCGCGTGATGTGGTGCGACGATCATCGCCCTTGCGGGAATTTTCCCCGGGCAACGCGCAGGCGTGGGATCAGGCCTTTCTCACCTTCCAGAGCCTCCTCCGACATTCGGCGGTATGA
- a CDS encoding tetratricopeptide repeat protein codes for MGFDASASESDFASVFLRAELLLDQGRPADAAEWFQKAVALNPDSDAAHAKLALSWIHHEATYARAQNAARRAVELDPESSFNHGVLAIVLLNSSKPGQHQPEKEAQTCADRAVELDPESSFAHGIRALAFLRRGRHREAELPARKALELNPDNTTAAQALTVVLAHLGKKEDLRSLVEWQLQEHPNDDAAHVSAGFQALHDGRVKEANLHFQQALRIDPSNEAARQGLLDSFRARSFFYRWYLQFSQFMRTTAGDKAQWVLLGGYVVYRLTRETLQKSHPGLAGLLGAVWLTFALWSFFARGLGSLLMLTDPFARAAVRASERWEGICVGGAVLGAFALFSGAVLAGSKDGIDAAGVLALGAVPAACAFANDHVTWKRVFTAAAAIAGVMALAHTAGFLWGVDSPLLDAAGLGAVLIGVAATWIAMLSGFRL; via the coding sequence ATGGGCTTCGACGCTTCCGCCTCGGAATCCGATTTCGCCAGCGTCTTCCTGCGGGCCGAACTGCTCCTCGACCAGGGCCGTCCCGCGGACGCGGCAGAGTGGTTTCAAAAAGCCGTCGCGCTGAATCCCGACAGCGACGCCGCTCACGCCAAGCTGGCACTCTCCTGGATTCACCACGAAGCCACCTACGCGCGCGCGCAGAACGCGGCGAGGCGCGCTGTGGAACTCGATCCCGAGAGTTCCTTCAACCACGGCGTGCTCGCCATCGTGCTGCTCAACAGTTCCAAACCCGGCCAACACCAGCCCGAGAAAGAAGCCCAAACGTGCGCGGACAGGGCCGTGGAACTGGATCCCGAAAGCAGCTTTGCCCACGGCATTCGCGCCCTCGCATTCCTGCGCCGGGGCCGGCATCGGGAAGCCGAACTGCCCGCGAGAAAGGCGCTCGAACTCAATCCGGACAACACCACCGCCGCCCAAGCTCTCACCGTGGTGCTGGCCCATCTGGGAAAAAAGGAGGACCTCCGGTCCCTTGTCGAGTGGCAGCTTCAGGAGCATCCGAACGATGACGCGGCTCACGTCTCGGCCGGCTTCCAAGCATTGCACGACGGGCGCGTCAAAGAGGCCAATCTTCATTTCCAGCAAGCGCTCCGCATCGATCCAAGCAATGAGGCGGCGCGGCAGGGGCTCTTGGATTCCTTTCGCGCCCGGTCCTTCTTCTACCGCTGGTACCTGCAATTCTCGCAGTTCATGCGGACCACGGCGGGAGACAAGGCGCAGTGGGTTCTGCTCGGAGGATATGTCGTTTACCGGCTCACCCGCGAAACGTTGCAGAAATCGCATCCGGGGCTGGCCGGCCTTTTGGGCGCGGTCTGGCTCACGTTCGCGCTCTGGTCCTTTTTCGCGCGGGGATTGGGATCGTTGCTCATGCTGACGGATCCGTTTGCGCGCGCCGCCGTCCGCGCTTCGGAACGCTGGGAAGGCATTTGCGTCGGAGGCGCCGTGCTGGGAGCTTTCGCCCTGTTTTCGGGTGCCGTCCTCGCGGGGTCGAAGGACGGCATCGACGCCGCCGGCGTGCTCGCGCTTGGAGCGGTGCCGGCCGCCTGCGCATTCGCAAACGACCATGTGACGTGGAAGCGTGTGTTCACCGCCGCGGCAGCCATTGCCGGGGTTATGGCGCTCGCGCACACGGCAGGATTTCTGTGGGGTGTCGATTCGCCGCTTCTCGATGCCGCCGGACTGGGCGCGGTCCTGATCGGTGTCGCCGCCACATGGATTGCAATGCTCTCCGGATTCAGGCTGTGA
- the rmuC gene encoding DNA recombination protein RmuC, whose protein sequence is MSGWGPIIGFVVGFVGAGFLFAWLGRSRERHAANWARATAEAELSTLRERLSATESREREQREKARAQEESVTSLSTRLSEESRWRAAADERCARLPALETSLRLAEARADELQTSLAVTSTRISALETQLEEERKAAADRLRLVQAAEVRLSDAFKALSADALKSNNQAFLDLAKTSLLGQQQSAQTELDKRQQAIQEMVKPVRESLDKIELRIGEIEKVRAGAYEGLVAQVKGLMELQGQLRGETSKLAQALRAPSVRGRWGEIQLQRVVEMAGMIEHCHFTQQQTQESDTGKLRPDLIVLLPGGKQVVVDAKAPLEAYLSALDAKSDSARESGLMDHARQIRAHVVALSRKSYWDQFQPAPEFVILFLPSESMFSAALEQDPGLIEAGVEQRVILATPTTLIALLRAVAYGWRQERLAANAQAISELGKELYKRLGDLGQHWGRLGRTLESAVENYNKAVGTLETRVLPSARRFRDLEASPLGVEIEALPAVDTTPRRMFSPELAQDGDAPPSLDFPGGGDGVPGKSAAAEP, encoded by the coding sequence ATGTCGGGCTGGGGACCAATCATCGGTTTCGTGGTGGGTTTCGTGGGGGCGGGCTTTCTCTTCGCCTGGCTGGGGCGGTCGCGCGAGCGCCATGCCGCGAATTGGGCCCGGGCCACGGCGGAAGCGGAGTTGTCCACGCTCCGAGAGCGACTGTCTGCAACGGAATCCCGGGAACGCGAACAGCGGGAGAAAGCCCGGGCTCAGGAGGAGTCCGTGACCAGCCTGAGCACCCGGCTCTCGGAAGAAAGCCGTTGGAGGGCCGCGGCGGACGAGCGCTGCGCGCGTTTGCCTGCGCTGGAAACCTCGCTCCGGCTCGCGGAGGCGAGAGCCGACGAATTACAAACCTCCCTGGCCGTCACCTCCACGCGCATCTCCGCCTTGGAAACCCAGCTGGAGGAGGAACGCAAAGCCGCGGCGGACCGGCTTCGATTGGTTCAAGCCGCCGAGGTCCGGCTTTCGGACGCGTTCAAAGCTCTGTCGGCGGACGCGTTAAAGAGCAACAACCAGGCCTTTCTCGATCTGGCCAAGACCAGCCTGCTTGGCCAGCAGCAGTCCGCTCAAACCGAGTTGGACAAGCGGCAGCAAGCCATCCAAGAAATGGTCAAGCCGGTGCGGGAATCGCTCGATAAGATCGAACTCCGCATTGGGGAAATCGAGAAGGTGCGCGCCGGCGCCTATGAAGGATTGGTCGCTCAGGTCAAGGGCTTGATGGAGTTGCAAGGCCAGCTTCGCGGGGAGACCTCGAAACTGGCGCAAGCGCTTCGCGCACCCTCGGTGCGAGGGCGATGGGGGGAAATTCAATTGCAGCGCGTGGTTGAAATGGCCGGCATGATCGAGCACTGCCATTTCACGCAGCAGCAAACCCAGGAATCCGACACCGGGAAACTGCGTCCCGACTTGATCGTCTTGCTGCCAGGTGGAAAGCAGGTTGTGGTGGACGCCAAGGCGCCCCTGGAGGCGTATCTGTCCGCGCTCGACGCGAAGTCGGACTCTGCGCGAGAAAGCGGACTGATGGATCACGCGCGTCAAATTCGCGCCCATGTCGTGGCGCTGAGCCGGAAAAGTTACTGGGATCAGTTTCAGCCCGCGCCCGAGTTCGTCATTCTTTTTCTGCCCAGCGAGTCGATGTTCAGCGCCGCGCTGGAACAGGATCCCGGCCTGATTGAAGCGGGCGTCGAACAACGAGTCATTCTAGCCACTCCCACGACTTTGATCGCCTTGCTCCGCGCCGTGGCCTATGGATGGCGGCAAGAACGGCTGGCTGCCAACGCCCAAGCGATCAGCGAACTTGGCAAGGAACTTTACAAGCGGCTTGGCGACCTGGGACAGCACTGGGGCAGGCTGGGCCGGACGTTGGAAAGCGCGGTGGAAAACTACAACAAAGCTGTGGGGACACTGGAAACGCGAGTGCTGCCCTCCGCACGAAGGTTTCGGGACTTGGAAGCCAGTCCGCTTGGTGTGGAGATCGAGGCTTTGCCGGCTGTGGACACCACGCCGCGACGGATGTTTTCACCCGAGCTTGCCCAGGATGGCGATGCGCCGCCATCCCTTGATTTCCCGGGTGGAGGCGACGGCGTCCCGGGCAAGTCTGCTGCCGCGGAGCCTTAG
- a CDS encoding glycerate kinase → MVPSPTYWTRLHATAPGWSAKRNPIVRIPVADSDRGRDKAPVQRRVLIVPDKFKGTLTAKEAAQAIAAGWRSVFPSDTLHLLPMSDGGDGFGAVVGEALGARPRRTFTTNAAGNRIRSVWWYDTESRTAVIETARVIGLAMLPRGRFHPHDLDTFGLGRVFQAASRAGAKRYRIGIGGSATNDAGFGLARSLGWHFWNRDGKEIDRWLGLADLVRIQPPSKEAGTNKLPESERLVAVDVSNPLLGPRGCSRIYGPQKGLRPEDMSGAEKALRKLAEVLRQQGLRGDARQPGAGAAGGLGFGLHAFWNARLFSGFELFATAAHLDRYLSNADVVITGEGCIDASSLMGKGVGGIVALCRNRNLPCLGLGGIVTEDPKVVRQFHRLLGMGNHLTTAEEARSRPAFWLKRLGAEAARPFLL, encoded by the coding sequence TTGGTCCCCAGCCCGACATATTGGACACGACTCCACGCTACCGCGCCGGGTTGGAGCGCCAAGCGAAATCCGATCGTTCGAATTCCGGTTGCCGATTCGGATCGAGGTCGCGATAAAGCGCCTGTGCAACGCCGCGTGCTCATCGTCCCCGACAAATTCAAAGGCACCCTCACCGCGAAGGAGGCCGCCCAAGCCATCGCGGCAGGCTGGCGCTCGGTCTTCCCTTCCGACACGCTGCATCTCCTGCCCATGAGTGATGGTGGAGATGGTTTCGGTGCCGTGGTGGGTGAGGCCCTGGGAGCCCGGCCCCGCCGGACGTTCACCACGAACGCGGCAGGAAACCGCATCCGGTCCGTCTGGTGGTACGACACCGAGAGCCGCACCGCCGTCATCGAAACCGCGCGCGTGATTGGCTTGGCCATGCTGCCTCGCGGACGTTTCCATCCGCACGACCTGGATACCTTTGGATTGGGCCGGGTGTTTCAAGCCGCCTCCCGGGCTGGAGCAAAGCGATACCGAATCGGCATCGGGGGAAGCGCGACCAACGATGCGGGATTCGGACTGGCTCGCAGTTTGGGTTGGCACTTTTGGAATCGAGACGGAAAGGAAATTGACCGCTGGCTTGGCTTGGCTGATCTGGTCCGGATTCAACCCCCGTCGAAAGAGGCCGGAACGAATAAGCTCCCCGAAAGCGAGCGGCTGGTCGCGGTGGACGTGAGCAATCCTCTGCTGGGTCCGCGCGGCTGCAGCCGGATTTATGGTCCACAAAAAGGATTGAGACCGGAGGACATGTCCGGGGCGGAGAAGGCGCTGCGCAAGCTGGCGGAGGTGCTCCGCCAGCAAGGATTGCGAGGAGACGCGAGGCAACCCGGGGCGGGAGCGGCGGGTGGGCTTGGCTTCGGATTGCACGCCTTTTGGAATGCCAGGCTTTTCAGCGGATTCGAGCTCTTCGCCACCGCTGCGCATTTGGATCGATATTTGTCGAACGCGGATGTGGTCATCACCGGTGAAGGTTGTATCGATGCCTCCTCGCTCATGGGCAAGGGAGTTGGGGGCATTGTCGCGTTATGCCGGAATCGGAATCTGCCCTGTCTGGGACTGGGCGGAATCGTGACCGAAGATCCCAAGGTCGTTCGCCAATTCCACCGGCTCCTCGGGATGGGGAATCACCTGACCACAGCGGAGGAAGCGCGAAGCCGGCCCGCCTTCTGGCTCAAACGACTGGGAGCGGAGGCGGCCCGACCGTTTCTCCTGTAG
- a CDS encoding ATP-binding protein, whose translation MSSKREGLRLALEHSPQNAPLLALYGQACLDDFQLADARAAFERLVQLEPGGVEGRLGLARVNLIEGKSSEAAVRVEQLLQQHPRCAPALVLLSRIHAAEGDLAKASELYALALQIDPSHTDPGMEKALREFRSKSKAEPPRQRAGLAQGGESVEASEDDPLEEDHAPLGGDAFDLGLDGMERPKLSFSEVGGMDALKEEIRMKIIYPLQHAGLFKAYDKKIGGGVLLYGPPGCGKTLISKATAGEVQARFLALGLHQILDMWIGNSEKHMHAVFELARKNAPCVLFFDEVDALAADRKDLRQSAGRTLINQFLAELDGAEGNNDGVLILGATNAPWHIDPAFRRPGRFDRTVFVPPPDEAARASIIQVLARGKPVGELDPRIIAKKCPEYSGADLKALFDLATEEALASAMKSGNIVPLVTKDLLKAAGRHKPTTRAWFESAKNYALFANQGGYYDEVLKYLGLAP comes from the coding sequence ATGTCGTCCAAACGCGAAGGGTTGCGTCTTGCCCTGGAGCATTCGCCGCAAAACGCCCCTTTGCTCGCGCTCTACGGCCAGGCCTGTTTGGATGATTTTCAGCTGGCGGACGCGCGCGCGGCCTTCGAAAGACTCGTTCAACTGGAGCCTGGCGGCGTTGAAGGAAGGCTGGGTCTCGCCCGAGTGAACCTGATTGAGGGAAAATCCTCCGAGGCGGCCGTTCGAGTCGAACAATTGCTTCAGCAACACCCCCGCTGCGCGCCGGCCCTGGTGCTCTTGAGCCGCATCCACGCCGCGGAAGGCGACCTGGCCAAAGCGTCCGAACTCTACGCGCTGGCCCTGCAAATCGACCCCAGCCACACCGATCCCGGCATGGAAAAGGCCCTGCGGGAATTTCGATCGAAGTCGAAAGCAGAACCGCCGCGGCAACGGGCGGGCCTCGCGCAAGGCGGAGAGAGTGTGGAAGCCTCCGAAGACGATCCATTGGAGGAAGACCACGCGCCCCTGGGAGGCGATGCCTTCGACCTCGGCCTCGACGGCATGGAACGTCCAAAGCTCTCCTTTTCGGAAGTGGGTGGCATGGATGCGTTGAAGGAGGAAATTCGGATGAAGATCATTTATCCGCTTCAACACGCCGGCCTGTTCAAAGCCTACGACAAGAAAATCGGCGGCGGCGTGCTGTTGTACGGACCTCCGGGTTGTGGCAAGACGTTGATCAGCAAAGCCACGGCGGGCGAAGTTCAAGCCCGGTTTCTGGCGCTTGGCTTGCACCAGATCCTGGACATGTGGATTGGGAATTCGGAGAAACACATGCACGCCGTTTTCGAGCTGGCCCGCAAGAACGCCCCTTGCGTGTTGTTCTTCGACGAGGTGGATGCGCTCGCGGCGGATCGCAAGGATTTGCGGCAATCGGCGGGGCGCACGCTGATCAACCAATTCCTGGCCGAACTCGACGGCGCCGAAGGCAACAACGATGGCGTTCTCATTTTGGGCGCGACGAATGCGCCGTGGCACATCGATCCCGCTTTCCGCCGCCCGGGACGATTCGATCGCACCGTGTTCGTGCCGCCTCCCGACGAAGCGGCTCGAGCTTCCATCATCCAAGTCCTGGCCCGAGGCAAACCAGTCGGTGAACTGGATCCAAGAATCATCGCCAAGAAGTGTCCTGAATACTCGGGGGCCGATCTCAAGGCGTTGTTCGACCTGGCGACGGAGGAAGCGCTGGCATCCGCCATGAAATCGGGAAACATTGTGCCTTTGGTCACCAAGGATTTGCTCAAAGCCGCCGGTCGCCATAAGCCGACCACTCGAGCCTGGTTCGAGAGCGCGAAGAATTACGCCCTCTTTGCCAATCAGGGCGGCTACTACGACGAGGTGCTCAAGTATCTCGGTCTAGCCCCTTGA
- a CDS encoding tetratricopeptide repeat protein produces the protein MLPPSPVLNTKKRGLNPDTGTLQSSISGSAPSVPCAQAPRGIDGRELSAQRRHGYKSLWTAFFLAALGCGCAPSGPKALMQGEKLIAQGKYVDAAAMLERATRDIPEQAQAWNHLGLAYHYSGQKEKAVQAYAKALERNRNLEVVHHNLSQLFLEHGEIPAAIDSLTRYLIHKPDAAESWLQLGLCHLRLRQWDAAERALQAHLRSTPKSPEALNALGLIQVQRRKYREAYSQFHAATQARPGYPPAVLNMATVAIQFLNYRAFGVQKYREFLGSNPEAPHAASIRQLLQQLQPETHVPPRIAVTSNTPIQVVKSAPTNSITSGTTTAVQVASSPAPSNAILPPPIPPPRQLSNPPPANATPSAEKPPAPLVATPTAIADKAPTPAAPATSAPIAAPLPVVVVPAGEEEPKPATAPIIETARAPQTPNLAPNTDARSEPGGEIQSTQPLDRPGLLSRLNPQSWFKKSEKPPTPLDKDPEPRKAPSPASTSPTAPDKKPTLSRVTNPRPAVEPQPTPTTPAPATPQPSPPPAPSFPRYTYRKPPAPGSGNREAARTEFTLGASAQEQGRLSEAISHYQASAQADPAFFDAWFNLAIAQGRLGHSLPSLEAYERALAIQPDSLSGRFNFALALQKASFPEDAAAEFSRLARDHPRESRIPFALGNVYAQTMRRPDLARTQYARVLELEPNHPQAPALRHWLAQHP, from the coding sequence ATGTTACCACCCAGCCCAGTGCTGAACACCAAAAAACGGGGGCTCAACCCCGACACGGGGACTCTTCAATCCTCGATTTCGGGGAGCGCTCCTTCCGTCCCCTGCGCGCAAGCCCCTCGTGGCATCGATGGGCGTGAGCTTTCTGCTCAAAGGCGTCATGGCTACAAGTCGCTTTGGACCGCTTTTTTCCTGGCGGCGCTCGGTTGCGGTTGCGCGCCGAGCGGACCCAAAGCTTTGATGCAGGGAGAGAAGCTGATCGCACAGGGCAAGTATGTTGACGCTGCCGCGATGTTGGAACGCGCCACCAGGGATATCCCGGAACAAGCGCAAGCCTGGAACCATCTGGGGCTGGCTTACCATTACTCGGGTCAAAAAGAGAAGGCCGTTCAAGCGTATGCCAAGGCGCTGGAGCGCAATCGCAACCTCGAAGTGGTCCACCACAATCTCTCGCAGCTCTTCCTGGAACACGGTGAGATTCCTGCCGCCATTGATTCGCTGACCCGATACTTGATTCATAAACCCGACGCCGCCGAATCCTGGCTGCAATTGGGTTTGTGCCATCTCCGGTTGCGACAGTGGGACGCGGCGGAACGCGCCTTGCAGGCTCACTTGCGGTCAACCCCCAAATCGCCGGAAGCGCTCAATGCTTTGGGACTCATCCAAGTCCAGCGCCGGAAGTATCGCGAAGCGTATTCGCAGTTCCACGCCGCCACCCAAGCCCGCCCCGGTTACCCACCCGCCGTGCTGAACATGGCCACGGTGGCCATCCAGTTTCTGAATTACCGGGCCTTCGGCGTTCAGAAATATCGCGAGTTCCTGGGCTCGAATCCAGAAGCTCCGCACGCGGCTTCGATTCGCCAATTGCTTCAGCAACTCCAGCCGGAGACCCACGTCCCGCCACGGATTGCAGTGACATCGAATACCCCAATCCAGGTTGTCAAATCCGCGCCCACGAACTCGATCACATCTGGAACCACGACCGCTGTCCAAGTGGCCTCCTCACCCGCCCCTTCGAATGCAATCCTGCCGCCGCCCATCCCGCCGCCCCGGCAGCTCAGCAATCCCCCCCCTGCCAACGCCACCCCATCGGCCGAGAAGCCACCTGCACCCCTCGTCGCCACCCCAACTGCGATCGCGGATAAAGCACCGACCCCCGCCGCACCAGCCACTTCCGCCCCGATTGCAGCCCCTCTGCCCGTGGTTGTCGTCCCGGCGGGAGAGGAAGAACCCAAGCCGGCAACCGCCCCCATCATCGAAACCGCTCGCGCCCCCCAGACGCCGAATCTCGCTCCCAACACAGACGCTCGCTCTGAACCCGGCGGGGAGATTCAGTCCACCCAACCCCTCGATCGCCCAGGCCTTCTCTCCAGGCTCAATCCGCAGAGTTGGTTCAAGAAATCCGAAAAGCCCCCCACGCCGCTCGACAAGGATCCCGAACCACGCAAAGCGCCATCGCCTGCCTCCACCAGTCCGACGGCACCCGACAAGAAACCCACTTTGTCGCGCGTGACCAACCCGCGCCCGGCAGTCGAACCACAGCCCACACCGACCACCCCGGCCCCTGCCACCCCTCAACCCAGTCCACCTCCCGCTCCCAGTTTTCCACGCTACACCTATCGAAAACCCCCTGCGCCGGGCTCCGGAAATCGCGAGGCGGCACGCACCGAATTTACGCTCGGCGCCTCTGCGCAGGAACAAGGCCGATTGAGCGAAGCCATTTCGCATTATCAAGCTTCAGCACAAGCCGACCCTGCTTTTTTTGACGCCTGGTTCAACCTTGCCATTGCGCAGGGACGATTGGGCCATTCCCTCCCTTCCCTCGAAGCCTACGAACGAGCGCTCGCCATCCAGCCTGATTCGCTTTCAGGCCGCTTCAACTTTGCCTTGGCACTCCAAAAGGCCAGTTTTCCGGAGGATGCCGCCGCCGAATTCTCCCGCCTCGCCCGAGATCATCCGCGCGAAAGCCGCATTCCTTTCGCCCTCGGCAACGTTTATGCCCAGACGATGCGGCGACCCGATCTCGCGCGAACCCAGTACGCGAGAGTGCTCGAATTAGAACCCAACCATCCCCAGGCGCCCGCGCTTCGGCATTGGCTGGCTCAGCACCCTTGA